The following proteins are encoded in a genomic region of Hymenobacter siberiensis:
- a CDS encoding alpha-amylase family glycosyl hydrolase has translation MKFRLLLIALLVGMGSAQANQLTFRVDMGTTAVPAGGVHVAGNFQAAAGFPADWNPATTALTDPDGDHVWEATVNVPPGIYLYKFVNGNAWGVSELVPATCGITDGGGNVNRQVVVGGSAVRLPIVAFADCAPQLRFVVDMTGQTVARTGVHVVGNFQALAGYGANNDATALPLTDDNNDGIYEVTISLPAPGMFQYRFVNGNTLAGAETVPAACGTADATGTLTRVVSATAAVNTTPSYCFGTCAACNGATLTNYPTYWWNDAVFYEVFVRSFYDSNGDGKGDFAGLTQKLDYLNDGNPATTTDLGVTGLWLMPIMDSPSYHGYDISDYKAVEPDYGTMVDFDAFLAAAHRRGIKVILDMVLNHSSSQHPWFTQAAASTTSPYRNWYLWSPTDLGYGPFGGSGWHPRNGNYFYGAFWEGMPDLNWRNPQLKAAMWDADRFWLRKGVDGFRLDAVRYLVETGSNTADTPETLGILGEFHDSLKAVNPAALSVGEAWTNTSAVIPYVSNRRLDLCFEFDLASSIIGAVSQGNPNALRTQLNVVTSLYPRLQYATFLTNHDQNRVFDGLGSNVARMKQAAALYLTMPGVPFLYYGEEVGMAGTGPDEDKRRPMQWSAGIQSGFTAGTPWRTINSNYSTYNVATEQADANSLLSHYKKLIGLRTANETLRKGYYLPAISSAASVLAYARVFNQEATLIAANLGSTAVTSSTLSLTMSTLAPGTYQVTELYSGLAAGTVTVNAQGGFSSFTTTLPALAANQTWVLRLRSTTATGTASAQPAFAVTLYPNPTAGAVRLALAVAPAVQSQLQVFDLTGRLLQKRSFSGSSYALETSGWAAGTYFVRVQSGTAVAMQRLVVER, from the coding sequence ATGAAATTCCGCTTACTACTTATTGCCCTGCTGGTCGGTATGGGTAGCGCCCAGGCGAATCAGCTCACCTTTCGGGTTGACATGGGCACCACGGCTGTGCCCGCTGGTGGCGTGCACGTAGCCGGTAATTTCCAGGCCGCTGCCGGCTTTCCGGCCGACTGGAACCCCGCTACCACCGCCCTGACCGACCCCGACGGCGACCACGTCTGGGAAGCCACCGTTAATGTGCCACCCGGTATCTACCTCTACAAATTCGTGAACGGCAACGCCTGGGGCGTTTCCGAATTGGTGCCCGCCACCTGCGGCATCACCGACGGCGGCGGCAACGTGAACCGGCAGGTAGTGGTGGGCGGCTCGGCCGTGCGCCTGCCCATCGTGGCCTTCGCCGACTGCGCCCCGCAGCTGCGCTTTGTCGTGGACATGACCGGCCAGACTGTGGCCCGCACCGGCGTGCACGTTGTGGGCAACTTCCAGGCCCTGGCCGGCTACGGCGCGAATAACGACGCCACCGCGCTGCCGCTGACCGATGATAACAACGACGGCATTTATGAGGTGACGATTTCGCTGCCGGCCCCTGGCATGTTCCAGTACCGCTTCGTGAACGGCAACACCCTGGCCGGGGCCGAAACCGTGCCCGCCGCCTGCGGCACCGCCGATGCCACCGGCACCCTCACCCGCGTGGTGAGCGCCACGGCCGCCGTGAACACCACGCCCAGCTACTGCTTCGGCACCTGCGCGGCCTGCAATGGGGCCACGCTCACCAATTATCCCACGTATTGGTGGAACGATGCCGTGTTCTACGAAGTCTTCGTGCGCAGCTTTTATGACAGCAACGGCGACGGCAAGGGCGACTTCGCCGGCCTTACCCAGAAACTCGACTACCTCAACGATGGCAACCCCGCCACCACCACCGACCTGGGCGTGACCGGCCTCTGGCTGATGCCCATCATGGATTCGCCCAGCTACCACGGCTACGACATTAGCGACTACAAGGCCGTGGAGCCCGATTACGGTACCATGGTCGACTTCGATGCCTTCCTGGCCGCCGCCCACCGGCGCGGCATCAAGGTGATATTAGACATGGTGCTTAACCACTCGTCCAGCCAGCATCCGTGGTTCACGCAGGCGGCGGCCAGCACCACCAGCCCCTACCGCAACTGGTATTTGTGGTCGCCCACCGACTTGGGCTACGGGCCATTTGGCGGCAGCGGCTGGCACCCGCGCAACGGCAATTATTTCTACGGCGCATTTTGGGAAGGCATGCCCGATTTGAACTGGCGCAACCCGCAGCTGAAGGCTGCCATGTGGGACGCCGACCGGTTCTGGCTGCGCAAGGGCGTGGACGGCTTCCGGCTCGATGCCGTGCGCTACCTGGTGGAAACCGGCAGTAACACGGCCGATACGCCCGAAACCCTTGGTATTCTGGGAGAGTTTCACGACTCGCTGAAGGCCGTGAACCCCGCCGCGCTATCGGTGGGCGAGGCCTGGACCAACACCAGCGCCGTGATACCCTACGTCAGCAATCGCCGGCTCGACCTTTGTTTTGAATTCGACTTGGCCAGCAGCATTATCGGGGCCGTGAGCCAGGGCAACCCCAACGCGCTGCGCACCCAGCTCAACGTCGTCACCAGCCTCTACCCGCGCCTGCAGTACGCCACCTTCCTCACCAATCATGACCAGAACCGCGTGTTCGACGGCTTGGGCAGCAACGTGGCCCGCATGAAGCAGGCGGCCGCGCTCTACCTCACCATGCCCGGCGTGCCCTTCCTCTATTACGGTGAGGAAGTGGGCATGGCCGGCACCGGTCCCGACGAGGACAAGCGCCGCCCCATGCAGTGGTCGGCCGGCATCCAGTCGGGCTTCACCGCCGGCACGCCCTGGCGTACCATCAACTCCAACTACAGCACCTACAACGTAGCCACAGAGCAGGCTGATGCCAACTCGCTACTCAGTCACTACAAGAAGCTCATTGGCCTGCGCACGGCCAACGAAACCCTGCGCAAGGGCTACTACCTGCCCGCCATCTCGTCGGCCGCGTCAGTACTGGCCTACGCCCGCGTTTTCAATCAGGAAGCCACGCTGATTGCCGCCAACCTGGGCAGCACGGCGGTAACCAGCTCCACGCTTTCGCTCACTATGTCCACGCTTGCCCCCGGCACCTACCAGGTAACCGAACTGTACAGCGGCCTGGCCGCCGGCACCGTCACGGTGAACGCCCAGGGCGGTTTCAGCAGCTTTACCACGACGCTGCCGGCCCTGGCCGCTAATCAGACCTGGGTACTGCGCCTGCGCTCCACCACGGCCACCGGCACGGCCAGCGCCCAGCCCGCCTTCGCCGTAACGCTCTACCCGAACCCCACGGCCGGCGCGGTGCGCCTGGCCTTGGCAGTCGCCCCGGCCGTCCAAAGCCAGCTGCAGGTATTCGACCTCACCGGCCGGCTACTGCAAAAGCGCAGCTTCAGCGGCAGTAGCTACGCGCTGGAAACCAGTGGCTGGGCTGCGGGTACTTATTTCGTGCGAGTGCAATCGGGCACTGCCGTTGCTATGCAGCGGCTGGTGGTGGAGCGGTAA
- a CDS encoding alpha/beta hydrolase translates to MRSLLMALLLLATATAARAARVDTLDIPSAAMHKTYRAAVVLPASYAKNKKANYPVLYLLHGAWGHFGDWLNKTPDKQLLHRLADQYNLIIVNPEGETFSFYLNSPVSPDSQFETYLTQEVISKIDQTYRTVANRKGRVIAGLSMGGHGALFLSARHPDLYCAAGSMSGTLDLRTWNRKLAPAEAADRARLWAPILGSEADNPERFTDNSVLTLVEQMHRNGLPLIIDCGVDDGLIDINRELHRRLVYNHTPHDYTERPGAHTWEYWQTALPYQVLFLQQVLKANGAAVE, encoded by the coding sequence ATGCGTTCCCTCCTAATGGCCCTGCTCCTGCTGGCCACCGCCACTGCGGCCCGCGCCGCTCGCGTCGATACCCTGGATATTCCGAGTGCGGCCATGCACAAAACCTACCGGGCCGCCGTGGTGCTCCCGGCTTCCTACGCGAAGAATAAAAAGGCGAATTACCCGGTACTCTACCTGCTGCACGGGGCATGGGGCCATTTTGGCGACTGGCTGAACAAGACACCCGACAAGCAGCTGCTGCACCGCCTGGCCGACCAGTACAACCTGATTATCGTGAACCCCGAGGGCGAAACCTTCAGCTTCTACCTCAACAGTCCCGTGAGCCCCGATAGCCAGTTCGAAACCTACCTGACCCAGGAAGTCATCTCGAAAATCGACCAGACCTACCGCACCGTGGCCAACCGCAAGGGCCGCGTCATCGCCGGCCTGAGCATGGGCGGGCACGGCGCACTCTTCCTCTCGGCCCGCCACCCCGACCTGTATTGCGCCGCCGGCAGCATGAGCGGCACCCTCGACCTGCGCACCTGGAACCGCAAGCTGGCACCCGCCGAGGCCGCCGACCGCGCCAGGCTCTGGGCCCCCATCCTCGGCTCCGAAGCCGATAATCCCGAGCGGTTCACCGACAATTCAGTGCTGACCCTGGTCGAACAAATGCACCGCAACGGCCTGCCCCTCATCATCGATTGCGGAGTAGATGATGGCCTCATCGACATCAACCGCGAGCTGCACCGCCGCCTCGTGTACAACCATACCCCGCACGACTACACCGAGCGCCCCGGGGCCCACACCTGGGAATACTGGCAGACCGCGCTGCCCTACCAGGTGCTATTTTTGCAGCAGGTACTGAAAGCCAATGGAGCAGCCGTTGAGTAG
- a CDS encoding SWIM zinc finger family protein, whose protein sequence is MFTRQSLRQLANATSYTRGQSYYNNGSVTKLRREGDTFHAVVQGSRSYRVTLRLAPAGPECTCTCPYDWDGICKHSVALGLAVLDGYQATDLQPAPPALAPAAASELATEVKAAWAERKKGDKLRFLKQALAKSDDLARQFLGYGRQPVAASDEDLLADLPARLTETLETLEFDEELWENSESYYEDDEGEGLQEAADELLRETLAPFVTELLRVARAGQLTTALRYWTTANVAIYQLDEPASDDYGTFGHYGTDVLRRWYDDLATAGWPTVLLAAVLPPAELKAALKWLGQHLANPADTWDGFEDSWRPLLLTLAADPAAAPLLNEALAKALLSPDTRAHLHLQLARTLPNDAAWAQAAETLLPTDPAVAQQLLHFYLTQADRPRLLRAATTAFTTWPDRFGGFVLGTFTAAQAPDLFRAALRHRALANSSREDFARLRPLLTPAAIQAFVREAVAAAQKRRGSVAFAAELLATETDTAALREFVMGLEWLFISPAQEMETALALLAAADPTALMVALETRSRAYLNGHAGAKRGGPLYGAIGRWLALAHADGPRLMEPALRLAQELREEFPTLNMLKDALRQQKLLVDKAVVAKEPAKRGRKPNPK, encoded by the coding sequence ATGTTTACCCGTCAATCCCTACGCCAGCTGGCCAACGCCACCAGCTACACCCGCGGCCAGAGCTATTACAACAACGGCTCCGTAACCAAGCTGCGCCGCGAGGGCGATACCTTCCACGCCGTGGTGCAGGGCAGCCGCAGCTACCGCGTGACGCTGCGCCTGGCCCCGGCCGGACCGGAATGTACCTGCACCTGCCCTTACGATTGGGACGGCATCTGCAAGCACAGCGTGGCCCTGGGCCTGGCCGTGCTCGACGGCTACCAGGCCACGGACCTGCAGCCCGCCCCGCCCGCGCTAGCGCCGGCTGCGGCGAGCGAGCTGGCCACCGAGGTGAAAGCCGCCTGGGCCGAACGCAAGAAGGGCGACAAGCTACGCTTCCTCAAGCAGGCCCTGGCCAAGAGCGACGACCTGGCCCGGCAGTTTCTGGGCTACGGCCGCCAGCCCGTAGCCGCGTCCGACGAGGACCTGCTCGCCGACCTGCCCGCCCGCCTCACCGAGACGTTGGAAACGCTGGAATTCGACGAGGAGCTGTGGGAAAACAGCGAGAGCTACTACGAGGACGATGAAGGCGAAGGCCTGCAGGAAGCCGCCGATGAACTGCTGCGCGAAACGCTGGCTCCCTTCGTGACCGAGCTGCTGCGGGTGGCCCGCGCCGGCCAGCTCACCACCGCCCTGCGCTACTGGACCACGGCCAATGTCGCCATCTACCAGCTTGATGAGCCGGCCAGCGACGACTACGGCACCTTCGGCCACTACGGCACCGACGTGCTGCGGCGCTGGTACGACGACCTGGCCACTGCCGGCTGGCCCACCGTGCTGCTGGCAGCCGTGCTGCCCCCCGCCGAGCTCAAAGCCGCCCTGAAGTGGCTGGGTCAGCACCTAGCCAACCCCGCCGATACCTGGGACGGTTTCGAGGACAGCTGGCGGCCCCTGCTGCTGACCCTGGCCGCCGACCCCGCCGCCGCGCCCCTGCTTAATGAGGCGCTAGCCAAAGCCCTGCTGAGCCCCGACACCCGCGCCCACCTGCACCTCCAGCTGGCCCGCACCCTGCCCAACGACGCTGCCTGGGCCCAGGCCGCCGAAACCCTGCTACCCACCGACCCCGCCGTGGCCCAGCAGCTGCTCCACTTTTACCTTACCCAGGCCGACCGGCCCCGGCTGCTGCGCGCCGCCACCACGGCCTTCACCACCTGGCCCGACCGTTTCGGCGGCTTCGTGCTGGGCACCTTCACGGCCGCCCAGGCCCCCGACCTGTTCCGGGCCGCCCTGCGCCACCGCGCCCTGGCCAACTCCAGCCGGGAAGATTTTGCCCGCCTGCGACCGTTGCTCACACCGGCCGCCATTCAGGCTTTCGTGCGGGAGGCCGTGGCCGCCGCCCAAAAGCGGCGCGGCAGCGTAGCCTTCGCCGCCGAACTGCTGGCCACCGAAACCGACACTGCCGCCCTGCGCGAGTTCGTGATGGGCCTCGAATGGCTGTTCATCAGCCCCGCTCAGGAGATGGAGACTGCCCTTGCCCTGCTGGCTGCCGCCGACCCCACCGCCCTCATGGTGGCGCTTGAAACCCGCAGCCGCGCCTACCTCAACGGCCACGCCGGAGCCAAGCGCGGCGGCCCGCTCTACGGGGCCATTGGCCGCTGGCTGGCCCTGGCCCACGCCGACGGCCCGCGCCTTATGGAGCCGGCCCTGCGCCTGGCCCAGGAGCTGCGCGAGGAATTCCCCACGCTGAACATGCTCAAAGACGCACTGCGCCAGCAGAAGCTGTTGGTGGATAAGGCGGTGGTAGCCAAAGAGCCTGCCAAGCGCGGCCGCAAGCCAAACCCGAAGTAG
- a CDS encoding Bax inhibitor-1/YccA family protein, translating into MEDNQFTPQPRQIQISAEEAAEIQSRFFAQVYGWMAAGLGLTGGIAMFASTSPELINFVFGTRFVFMGLIILELVIVGFLSARIFDWSLGKVQAAFVGYAVLNGVTLSCVFLAYTSASIASTFFVTAGTFGVMSLFGYFTKADLSGWGKLLSMAVIGLVIAMVVNIFLNNSVLEIVTSFIGVLIFTALTAYDTQKLKQFALLGVTEGEETSNKASILGALTLYLDFVNLFLFLLRIFGRRR; encoded by the coding sequence ATGGAAGACAATCAATTCACGCCACAGCCCCGACAAATTCAAATCTCGGCCGAAGAAGCCGCCGAAATCCAATCCCGCTTTTTTGCGCAGGTGTATGGCTGGATGGCCGCCGGCCTGGGCCTCACGGGCGGCATCGCCATGTTTGCCTCCACGTCGCCGGAACTGATAAACTTCGTTTTCGGCACCCGTTTCGTGTTTATGGGGCTGATTATTCTGGAGCTGGTCATCGTGGGCTTTCTTTCGGCCCGAATTTTCGACTGGAGCCTGGGCAAGGTGCAGGCCGCTTTCGTGGGCTACGCCGTGCTGAATGGCGTGACGCTGAGCTGCGTATTTTTGGCCTACACTTCCGCGTCCATCGCCTCCACGTTCTTCGTTACGGCGGGCACGTTTGGGGTGATGAGCCTCTTTGGCTATTTCACCAAAGCCGATTTGTCGGGCTGGGGCAAGCTCCTGAGCATGGCCGTTATCGGGCTGGTCATTGCCATGGTGGTTAATATTTTCCTCAACAACTCGGTGCTGGAAATCGTAACTTCCTTCATCGGGGTGCTGATTTTCACCGCCCTCACCGCCTACGATACCCAAAAGCTGAAGCAGTTCGCGCTGCTGGGCGTGACGGAAGGCGAGGAAACGAGCAACAAGGCGTCCATCCTGGGTGCGCTCACGCTATACCTCGATTTCGTGAACCTGTTCCTGTTTTTGCTGCGCATTTTTGGCCGGCGGCGGTAG